From the Leptospira biflexa serovar Patoc strain 'Patoc 1 (Paris)' genome, one window contains:
- a CDS encoding PP2C family protein-serine/threonine phosphatase, with the protein MTRSFYIYFKEIFHKPTRQEWDILKLAEPRFEKEYTYSVFLTHFIVYSLLFVPPFADFRWDILPYLLGVTIIRFVLLLQFYTKSISLEKVIYLSGIIADGLVYIVFIKGIQSFPSIGNFYLLNSYLMSFIIPILLYSTRLNPFGCVLSAIYFSIFHFSYILNLPIELQNQTSLFSQYFLIIVYWGSALLGVVFVFNKRKDTADVYSLSEEKRFMLQELELAKKVQDALFPGNIKIPNLTFTFYRKSPNVIGGDFFDFVQLREGNVGVFLTDVAGHGISSAMVASIMKVLVSTIPYRFKTAPARLMDYLDDRLTQDLNRYHASAIYLFFDFIEKKLTIGNAGHPYLILAKKGEEFQELETQGAILGFNIKVPPISEKTLPIAQGDRFFIYTDGLIESMDHQGNCLGTEGLLDLLNRHKHCENVKELETQLLDELKTKYGLDTFSDDTMFLILEVEE; encoded by the coding sequence TTGACTCGTTCGTTTTATATTTATTTTAAAGAGATTTTTCACAAACCAACCAGACAAGAATGGGATATTTTAAAACTGGCAGAACCACGTTTTGAAAAAGAATATACATATTCAGTTTTTCTAACACATTTTATCGTATATAGTTTACTCTTTGTTCCACCTTTTGCTGACTTTCGATGGGATATCCTTCCTTATTTGTTAGGTGTCACCATCATTCGTTTTGTCTTATTATTACAGTTTTATACTAAGTCGATTTCCTTAGAAAAAGTGATTTATTTGAGTGGGATCATAGCTGATGGTTTGGTTTACATAGTTTTTATCAAAGGAATCCAATCCTTTCCTTCCATTGGAAATTTTTATTTATTAAATTCTTATCTCATGTCATTTATCATCCCTATCTTACTTTATAGCACACGTTTGAATCCTTTTGGTTGTGTGTTGAGTGCCATCTATTTTTCAATCTTTCATTTTTCATACATCCTAAACCTCCCCATCGAATTACAAAACCAAACATCACTCTTTAGCCAATACTTTTTAATCATCGTCTATTGGGGGAGTGCCCTCCTTGGAGTTGTTTTTGTTTTTAACAAACGGAAAGATACAGCAGATGTGTACAGTTTGTCCGAAGAAAAACGATTTATGTTACAAGAATTGGAACTTGCTAAAAAAGTACAGGATGCACTTTTCCCAGGTAATATCAAAATCCCGAATCTGACATTTACGTTTTATCGGAAAAGTCCAAATGTCATCGGTGGAGACTTCTTTGATTTTGTACAACTCAGGGAAGGGAACGTGGGCGTGTTTCTTACGGATGTAGCAGGACACGGGATTTCATCCGCCATGGTTGCATCCATCATGAAGGTCCTTGTTTCTACCATTCCCTATCGTTTTAAAACGGCTCCTGCAAGGCTCATGGATTATTTAGATGATCGTTTGACCCAAGATTTGAATCGATACCATGCCTCCGCAATTTATTTGTTCTTCGATTTTATCGAAAAAAAATTAACCATTGGAAATGCAGGCCATCCATACTTGATTTTGGCCAAAAAAGGAGAAGAGTTTCAGGAATTGGAAACTCAAGGGGCCATCCTTGGATTCAATATCAAAGTGCCACCCATCTCTGAAAAAACTCTCCCAATTGCACAGGGTGATCGATTTTTTATCTATACCGATGGCCTCATTGAATCCATGGACCATCAGGGAAACTGTTTGGGAACAGAAGGGTTACTTGATTTACTCAATCGCCATAAACATTGTGAGAATGTCAAAGAACTTGAAACGCAACTCCTCGATGAATTAAAAACCAAATATGGCCTTGATACTTTTTCAGATGACACAATGTTCCTCATTTTAGAAGTAGAAGAATAA
- a CDS encoding enoyl-CoA hydratase-related protein yields MSFLEIQIKTNFALVTIKRPEALNALNDVVITEIGAMVDELESNSQVRGFILTGEGKAFVAGADIAKMKEFNVKEGQAFSELGQTVFRKMELSGLISIAAINGFCLGGGMELAMACDIRYASTVAKLGLPEVTLGLLPGFGGSQRLPRLIGVGRATELILSGDMISSEEGFRLGLVNKVCDPAELLNESEKTLSTILSRGPNAIKAAKTAIRQGLETNMDRGLGWEKQLFGGRFADQETKEGLSAFLEKRKPNF; encoded by the coding sequence TTGTCTTTTTTAGAGATCCAAATCAAAACCAATTTTGCCCTCGTTACCATCAAAAGACCAGAAGCTCTCAATGCGCTCAACGATGTTGTGATCACTGAAATTGGCGCCATGGTCGACGAATTAGAATCCAACTCTCAAGTGAGAGGATTTATTTTGACCGGCGAAGGGAAAGCTTTTGTGGCCGGGGCTGACATAGCCAAAATGAAAGAGTTCAATGTCAAAGAAGGCCAGGCATTTTCGGAACTCGGACAAACCGTATTTCGCAAAATGGAATTATCCGGTCTGATCTCCATCGCTGCCATCAATGGATTTTGTTTGGGTGGTGGAATGGAACTCGCAATGGCATGTGACATTCGTTATGCGTCAACTGTAGCCAAGTTAGGTCTTCCTGAAGTGACTTTGGGTTTACTTCCTGGTTTTGGTGGCTCCCAAAGACTCCCAAGACTCATTGGGGTAGGAAGGGCAACCGAACTCATTTTATCGGGAGACATGATTTCTTCTGAAGAAGGATTTCGACTCGGCCTTGTGAATAAGGTTTGTGACCCTGCTGAACTTTTAAACGAATCCGAAAAAACACTTTCCACGATTTTATCCAGAGGGCCTAACGCAATTAAGGCGGCAAAAACGGCTATCCGCCAAGGATTGGAAACCAATATGGATCGTGGTCTTGGATGGGAAAAACAATTGTTTGGTGGAAGATTCGCAGATCAGGAAACAAAAGAAGGTCTCTCTGCTTTCCTCGAAAAAAGGAAACCTAATTTTTAA
- a CDS encoding DUF192 domain-containing protein has protein sequence MFTRFCLSFLLFLVVVCKQAESFPSQTNTPEILFGSVADRVLKLEIANSPSTRATGLMYRTKLGEDEGMLFVFPRPDYLNFWMKNTLIPLSIGYFSEDMRLLESFDMKPNQTDEVYNASRPAMYALEVNQGWFAKHKIGKDAVLTLERKVSAKD, from the coding sequence ATGTTCACACGGTTTTGTTTGTCTTTCCTATTGTTTTTGGTGGTTGTTTGCAAACAGGCGGAATCCTTTCCGTCGCAAACGAATACCCCTGAAATTTTATTTGGAAGTGTTGCAGACCGTGTTTTAAAATTGGAAATTGCCAATTCTCCTTCGACACGTGCTACAGGTCTTATGTACCGCACAAAACTGGGAGAAGACGAAGGTATGCTTTTTGTTTTTCCAAGGCCTGATTATTTGAACTTTTGGATGAAAAACACACTCATCCCATTATCAATTGGTTATTTTTCAGAAGATATGCGACTTTTAGAATCATTCGATATGAAACCGAACCAAACGGATGAAGTTTACAACGCCAGCAGACCGGCGATGTATGCGTTGGAGGTCAACCAAGGTTGGTTTGCTAAACACAAAATCGGGAAAGATGCTGTTCTCACCTTAGAGCGAAAAGTCTCTGCAAAAGATTAA
- a CDS encoding glycogen/starch/alpha-glucan phosphorylase: MVVNNPRLINLLSEEQKADLASMEKQFAHHLEYTIGKNRYNLKNEDIYKALGHTIRDFLIDRLNFTQERYREQNPKKVFYFSLEFLMGRTLMNALINLGLYETIQEMLRGIGFDLTDVLEFETDAGLGNGGLGRLAACFLDSMATLNVPGFGYGIRYDYGIFNQIIANGSQLEMPDHWDADGVPYEVVRSDISFSVGFFGHTETRVSGKGKIQHDWVPDETVLASAHDYPIPGFNTSTVNYLRLWAAKSSEEFNLDYFNHGDYMKAVQDKSISENISKVLYPNDTTEQGKVLRLKQQYFMVCASLQDILIQFREFKYNLKDLPDFIAIQLNDTHPSIGIAELMRIFLDNEEMDWEPAWEIVTKVFSYTNHTVLPEALESWRVELFEKLLPRHLEIIYEINYRFLTEVRNKGILTESEIQQVSIIEEGNEKRVRMANLAVIGSYRVNGVAALHSDLIQKTIFHAFTKVFPEKFNNKTNGITPRRWLLQSNPNLANLISKKIGNEFTTDLYRLKDLEKFVDDADFQNDWKQVKFTAKNELARIIKSETGITIDPSSLIDVQIKRFHEYKRQLLNILRVIALYRRIKENPNAEVTPRTVVFGGKAAPGYYMAKLIIKLINNVAWVVNRDKDVAERLKVVFIPNYRVSLAEKIIPGSNLSEQISTAGTEASGTSNMKFMLNGALTIGTLDGANVEILEEVGAENIYIFGLHTEEVFRMKEAGYNPTNFIHQNEDLHRILLMIRENFFSMGEPGVFSPIYDSLFYTDNYLLMADFTSYDETQNRVAQDFRDETTWTKKSILNVARSGKFSSDRTIREYAKEIWKVPLLDTIPPQTIYKLPQN; this comes from the coding sequence ATGGTAGTCAACAATCCTCGTCTCATCAATTTATTATCCGAAGAACAAAAAGCCGACTTGGCTTCGATGGAAAAACAATTTGCTCACCATTTAGAATACACCATTGGAAAAAATCGTTATAATTTAAAAAATGAGGACATATATAAAGCATTAGGGCATACGATTCGTGACTTCCTCATTGATCGATTGAATTTCACTCAGGAACGTTATAGAGAACAGAACCCCAAAAAAGTTTTTTACTTTTCCTTAGAGTTTCTTATGGGACGAACTCTTATGAATGCGCTCATCAATCTTGGGTTATACGAAACAATCCAAGAGATGTTACGAGGGATTGGTTTTGACCTAACTGATGTTTTAGAATTTGAAACGGATGCTGGGCTTGGGAATGGCGGGCTTGGTCGATTGGCCGCTTGTTTTTTGGATTCGATGGCCACTCTCAATGTTCCAGGTTTTGGGTATGGGATCCGTTATGATTATGGAATCTTCAATCAAATCATTGCCAATGGAAGCCAACTCGAAATGCCAGACCACTGGGATGCGGATGGAGTTCCTTATGAAGTTGTAAGATCCGATATTTCTTTTTCTGTTGGATTTTTTGGCCATACAGAAACCAGAGTTTCGGGCAAAGGAAAAATCCAACACGATTGGGTTCCCGATGAAACAGTCCTTGCTTCTGCACATGATTATCCAATCCCTGGGTTTAACACAAGTACGGTGAACTATCTTCGTTTATGGGCGGCAAAGTCATCGGAAGAATTCAATTTAGATTATTTTAACCACGGCGATTATATGAAAGCCGTACAAGACAAATCCATCTCTGAAAATATCTCCAAAGTATTGTATCCAAATGACACTACCGAACAAGGAAAGGTGTTACGTCTCAAACAACAATACTTTATGGTTTGTGCCTCTTTACAAGATATCCTCATCCAATTTAGAGAATTCAAATACAACTTAAAGGATCTCCCGGATTTCATTGCCATCCAATTGAATGATACCCATCCGAGCATTGGCATTGCCGAACTCATGCGAATTTTTTTAGACAATGAAGAGATGGACTGGGAACCAGCATGGGAGATTGTCACAAAAGTTTTTTCCTATACCAACCATACGGTTTTACCGGAAGCCTTAGAATCGTGGCGGGTGGAGTTATTTGAAAAATTATTGCCAAGGCACTTGGAAATCATTTACGAAATCAACTATCGTTTTTTGACAGAAGTCCGAAACAAAGGCATTCTCACTGAATCCGAAATCCAACAAGTGAGTATCATTGAAGAAGGGAATGAAAAAAGGGTTCGGATGGCAAACCTTGCCGTCATCGGTTCTTACCGAGTGAATGGAGTGGCCGCATTACATTCCGATCTCATCCAAAAAACTATTTTCCATGCATTCACAAAGGTATTTCCAGAAAAGTTTAATAACAAAACAAATGGGATCACACCTAGACGTTGGTTATTACAATCCAATCCTAACCTTGCCAATTTAATCTCTAAAAAGATCGGAAATGAATTTACAACCGACTTATATCGGTTAAAGGATCTGGAAAAATTTGTGGATGATGCCGATTTCCAAAACGATTGGAAACAAGTGAAATTCACGGCAAAAAACGAATTGGCTCGTATCATCAAAAGTGAAACCGGGATTACCATTGATCCAAGTTCTCTCATCGATGTGCAAATCAAACGATTCCATGAATACAAACGCCAACTCCTCAATATTTTACGAGTCATTGCTTTGTACCGTAGGATCAAAGAAAATCCAAATGCAGAAGTCACACCTCGAACCGTTGTTTTTGGTGGGAAGGCAGCTCCTGGTTATTATATGGCAAAACTCATCATCAAACTCATCAATAATGTTGCTTGGGTTGTGAACCGAGATAAGGATGTGGCAGAACGATTGAAGGTGGTCTTTATTCCCAATTACCGAGTGAGCCTTGCAGAAAAAATCATCCCAGGCAGTAATTTATCGGAACAAATTTCGACAGCGGGGACCGAGGCTTCTGGTACAAGTAACATGAAATTTATGTTAAATGGTGCTCTCACCATTGGAACACTGGATGGGGCCAATGTTGAGATTTTAGAAGAGGTTGGTGCCGAAAACATTTACATCTTTGGTCTGCATACAGAAGAGGTGTTCCGGATGAAGGAAGCGGGTTACAATCCCACCAATTTTATCCACCAAAACGAAGACTTACATCGAATCCTTCTTATGATCCGCGAAAACTTTTTTTCAATGGGAGAGCCTGGTGTTTTTTCACCCATTTATGACAGTTTGTTTTATACAGACAATTACCTTCTTATGGCCGATTTTACTTCCTATGATGAAACCCAAAACCGAGTGGCTCAGGACTTCCGCGACGAAACCACTTGGACCAAAAAATCCATTTTGAATGTGGCGCGTTCTGGTAAGTTTTCCTCCGACCGCACCATCCGTGAATATGCCAAGGAGATCTGGAAAGTCCCTCTCCTTGACACAATTCCTCCCCAAACGATCTACAAATTGCCACAAAACTGA
- a CDS encoding response regulator: MSKGYIICVDDEVSVLETLAEQLLARFGESHIIETASSAEEALSLIDEIIGSNDIVELIVSDQVMPGMKGDRFLEQVHQRLPDAIKILLTGQAGLDSAIYAINNGGLSRYVEKPWNIEELSKDIKDLLDKFRQNLENQHLIQALNRRILELEANQP; this comes from the coding sequence ATGAGTAAAGGTTATATTATATGTGTCGATGATGAAGTATCGGTGTTGGAAACGCTTGCAGAACAGCTACTGGCTCGGTTTGGGGAATCCCATATCATAGAGACCGCAAGTAGCGCAGAAGAGGCACTTTCTCTCATCGATGAAATCATTGGTAGTAACGATATCGTAGAGCTCATCGTTTCCGACCAGGTGATGCCTGGAATGAAAGGGGATCGATTTTTGGAACAGGTGCACCAACGCCTTCCGGATGCGATCAAAATCCTTCTTACGGGACAAGCGGGACTTGATTCGGCAATTTATGCCATCAATAATGGGGGACTCAGTCGGTATGTCGAAAAACCTTGGAACATTGAAGAACTATCCAAAGACATCAAAGACTTACTTGATAAGTTTCGTCAAAATTTGGAGAACCAACATCTCATCCAAGCACTCAATCGTAGGATTCTCGAACTCGAAGCAAACCAACCTTAA
- a CDS encoding HEAT repeat domain-containing protein, with amino-acid sequence MIRYGTSQERKQALGELVRFPKEQANELYELVGEQLKTEKDMGMKIVLLKTVGDLGLKENHETVISLFEDPNEDVNKQAVTSAKKMKLSEATSPLLEKVKKEDFTKNSNSLTLYISALGELPDGKMAAPFLETKFREKFNNADIRGQIALYFGSILYQEAESALIEVAFDDIQPTTLRCYAMNTLGKLKSETAKPKLYELLDSLKKTSGKLDAKKAQSLKIYAIGALVTMGDKEVFQELNEFARDDDSMVRLRAIEFMGNLRDPKALELLEYKRDRDPSPKVQKAAKKAIDMINGKDTPSEEEKPGEEKTEEEPK; translated from the coding sequence ATGATTCGTTATGGTACGAGCCAGGAACGAAAACAGGCATTAGGTGAATTGGTTCGTTTCCCAAAAGAACAAGCAAACGAACTTTACGAACTTGTGGGGGAACAATTAAAAACTGAAAAAGACATGGGTATGAAGATTGTCCTACTAAAAACTGTGGGAGATCTGGGTTTAAAGGAAAACCATGAAACAGTCATCTCACTCTTCGAAGATCCCAATGAAGATGTGAACAAACAAGCCGTGACATCTGCCAAAAAAATGAAACTGAGTGAGGCAACAAGTCCACTGCTTGAAAAAGTAAAAAAAGAGGATTTCACCAAAAATTCGAATTCACTCACTTTATACATCAGTGCCTTAGGAGAATTACCAGATGGGAAAATGGCGGCACCATTTTTAGAAACTAAATTTAGAGAAAAGTTTAATAATGCGGATATCCGTGGTCAAATTGCACTCTATTTTGGTTCCATTCTTTACCAGGAAGCCGAGTCTGCTCTCATTGAAGTTGCTTTTGATGACATCCAACCAACAACTCTCCGTTGTTATGCAATGAATACATTAGGAAAACTAAAATCAGAAACAGCAAAACCTAAGTTATACGAACTTTTGGATTCCTTAAAAAAAACATCAGGGAAATTGGATGCCAAAAAAGCCCAATCTCTCAAAATTTATGCCATTGGTGCCCTTGTGACCATGGGAGACAAAGAAGTTTTCCAAGAACTCAATGAATTTGCTCGTGATGATGATAGTATGGTAAGACTCCGTGCCATTGAATTTATGGGGAATTTAAGAGACCCAAAAGCCTTAGAATTATTGGAATACAAGCGGGATCGTGACCCAAGTCCTAAAGTTCAAAAAGCTGCCAAAAAAGCCATTGATATGATCAATGGAAAAGACACTCCTTCCGAAGAAGAAAAACCTGGGGAAGAAAAAACGGAAGAAGAACCCAAATGA
- a CDS encoding LIC_11959 family protein: protein MKIQKIVSMPFQEWFSSVFLLFFLIHFLFHSLLYAETDSKYSGPISRTEKRILDGKLEYQKTGNFPLEWKLYFKAKQGDFVVFYDLNGDEIHFRYRRNKFDLDAEFFVKDLFVGNPYLVKGEWIGYYFYSIDERGKRSSLPTPKKLPGDKNEIVEKQTIPIFQLKEYAEIRTDDLLY from the coding sequence ATGAAAATCCAAAAGATCGTTTCGATGCCCTTTCAGGAATGGTTTTCTTCTGTTTTCCTTTTATTTTTTCTAATCCATTTCCTTTTTCACTCCTTGTTGTATGCAGAGACTGATTCCAAATATTCAGGTCCCATCTCTCGGACCGAAAAACGAATCTTAGATGGTAAATTGGAATACCAAAAAACGGGTAATTTCCCTTTAGAATGGAAATTGTATTTCAAAGCAAAACAAGGGGATTTTGTTGTTTTTTATGACTTAAATGGTGATGAAATTCATTTTCGTTATCGCAGAAATAAATTTGATTTGGATGCCGAGTTTTTTGTGAAAGATCTGTTTGTTGGGAATCCTTATCTGGTGAAAGGAGAATGGATCGGGTATTATTTTTATTCGATTGATGAAAGAGGAAAAAGATCCTCACTCCCCACTCCGAAAAAACTCCCTGGAGATAAAAATGAAATCGTCGAAAAACAAACCATTCCCATTTTTCAATTAAAAGAATACGCTGAGATCAGGACGGACGATTTATTATACTAA